One window of Agromyces rhizosphaerae genomic DNA carries:
- the rhaI gene encoding L-rhamnose isomerase: MSILTPEIQAELAKQAIELPSWAFGNSGTRFKVFGTPGTPRDPYEKIADAAQVNQYTALSPSVALHIPWDKVDSYDDLRKYAEDLGVSLGTINSNTFQDDDYKFGALTHEDAGIRRKAIDHHLECIDIMDQTGSRDLKIWLAEGSNYPGQTDMRGRQDRLNDSLRTIYERIGDDQRLVLEYKFFEPSFYHTDVPDWGTSYAQVASLGDRAMVCLDTGHHAPGTNIEFIVMQLLRLGKLGSFDFNSRFYADDDLIVGAADPFQLFRIIVEVIRGGGYGDPDVAFMLDQCHNVEDKIPGQIRSVLNVQEMTARALLIDHEALRAAQVSGDVLAANAIFMDAFYTDVRPALAEWRESRGLPADPMAAFAASGYLAKIAEERVGGVQAGWGA, translated from the coding sequence GTGAGCATCCTGACGCCAGAAATCCAGGCCGAACTCGCCAAGCAGGCGATCGAGCTGCCCAGCTGGGCCTTCGGCAACTCGGGCACCCGATTCAAGGTGTTCGGCACGCCCGGCACCCCGCGCGACCCCTACGAGAAGATCGCCGACGCCGCGCAGGTCAACCAGTACACCGCGCTCTCCCCGTCGGTCGCCCTGCACATCCCGTGGGACAAGGTCGACTCCTACGACGACCTCCGGAAGTACGCGGAGGACCTCGGCGTCTCGCTCGGCACCATCAACTCGAACACGTTCCAGGACGACGACTACAAGTTCGGCGCCCTGACCCACGAGGACGCGGGCATCCGCCGGAAGGCGATCGACCACCACCTCGAGTGCATCGACATCATGGACCAGACCGGGTCGCGCGACCTCAAGATCTGGCTCGCCGAGGGCTCGAACTACCCCGGCCAGACCGACATGCGCGGCCGCCAGGACCGCCTGAACGACTCGCTGCGCACCATCTACGAGCGGATCGGCGACGACCAGCGCCTCGTGCTCGAGTACAAGTTCTTCGAGCCGTCGTTCTACCACACCGACGTTCCCGACTGGGGCACGAGCTACGCCCAGGTCGCCTCGCTCGGCGACAGGGCGATGGTCTGCCTCGACACCGGCCACCACGCGCCGGGCACGAACATCGAGTTCATCGTCATGCAGCTGCTGCGCCTCGGCAAGCTCGGGTCGTTCGACTTCAACTCGCGCTTCTACGCCGACGACGACCTGATCGTCGGCGCGGCCGACCCGTTCCAGCTGTTCCGCATCATCGTCGAGGTCATCCGCGGCGGCGGCTACGGCGACCCCGACGTCGCGTTCATGCTCGACCAGTGCCACAACGTCGAGGACAAGATCCCCGGCCAGATCCGCTCCGTGCTGAACGTGCAGGAGATGACCGCCCGCGCGCTGCTCATCGACCACGAGGCGCTCCGCGCCGCGCAGGTCTCGGGCGACGTGCTCGCGGCGAACGCCATCTTCATGGACGCGTTCTACACCGACGTGCGCCCCGCGCTCGCCGAGTGGCGCGAGAGCCGGGGACTGCCCGCCGACCCGATGGCCGCGTTCGCCGCGTCGGGCTACCTCGCGAAGATCGCCGAGGAGCGCGTCGGCGGCGTGCAGGCCGGCTGGGGCGCCTGA
- a CDS encoding alpha/beta hydrolase fold domain-containing protein, with protein sequence MSIAHLLRVYEATDATGEPRTDRTLLVWAHGGAFAFGDLDMPEADWVASRFAERGTPVVSIDYRLAGPGTTFPAASDDVLVAWRWAVANAERLGARRIVIGGASAGANIVTGAVLRMLAASTGGVRERMPDAVFLAYPTLHAVQPAPGTDLRAALDANPEADRFGPAAVLEMYENYLGGTVEGAPPAAIPGTATRDELVGFPPTLIVNDDLDELRVSGEAFAAMLADAGVDVTCETEPDVDHGHLNRPDHPAAARTVARVAAWFDDLAAGAPEASAALVPEASAPPTSSTAVPTTDPTEPTPTLT encoded by the coding sequence ATGAGCATCGCGCACCTGCTCCGCGTCTACGAGGCGACGGATGCCACGGGCGAGCCGCGCACCGACCGCACCCTGCTCGTGTGGGCGCACGGCGGCGCGTTCGCCTTCGGCGACCTCGACATGCCCGAGGCCGACTGGGTGGCATCGCGCTTCGCCGAGCGCGGCACGCCCGTCGTGTCGATCGACTACCGGCTCGCGGGACCGGGCACCACGTTCCCCGCGGCATCCGACGACGTGCTCGTCGCCTGGCGCTGGGCCGTCGCCAATGCCGAGCGCCTGGGCGCCCGGCGCATCGTCATCGGCGGTGCGAGCGCCGGCGCCAACATCGTGACCGGCGCGGTGCTGCGCATGCTGGCGGCCTCCACCGGTGGGGTGCGCGAGCGGATGCCCGACGCGGTGTTCCTCGCCTACCCCACGCTGCACGCCGTGCAGCCCGCCCCGGGCACCGACCTGCGGGCCGCGCTCGATGCGAACCCCGAGGCCGACCGCTTCGGGCCCGCGGCGGTGCTCGAGATGTACGAGAACTACCTCGGCGGCACGGTCGAGGGCGCGCCGCCGGCCGCGATCCCCGGCACCGCCACCCGCGACGAACTCGTCGGCTTCCCGCCCACGCTCATCGTCAACGACGACCTCGACGAGCTGCGCGTCTCGGGCGAGGCGTTCGCCGCCATGCTCGCCGACGCGGGCGTGGACGTCACCTGCGAGACCGAGCCCGACGTCGACCACGGGCACCTGAACCGACCCGATCACCCCGCCGCCGCGCGCACCGTCGCGCGCGTCGCCGCGTGGTTCGACGACCTCGCCGCGGGCGCACCCGAGGCATCCGCCGCGCTCGTGCCGGAGGCATCCGCCCCGCCGACGTCCTCCACCGCCGTTCCCACGACAGACCCGACCGAACCGACCCCGACGCTCACCTAA
- a CDS encoding bifunctional aldolase/short-chain dehydrogenase translates to MTNPAAADLIARSNRLGADPKNTNYAGGNTSAKGTETDPVTGQPVELLWVKGSGGDLGTLQERGLAVLRMDRMRALVDVYPGVDREDEMVAAFDYALHGKGGAAPSIDTAMHGLVDAAHVDHLHPDAGIAIATAADGEELTAKIFGDKVVWVPWRRPGFQLGLDIAAIKDANPQAVGCILGGHGITAWGDTSEETEANSLWIIDTAAAYIAEHGTADPFGGVVAGFEALPEAERRAKAAALAPTIRGLASHDKPMVGHYTDSDVVLDFLASEKLGPLAELGTSCPDHFLRTKVKPMVLDLPADASVEDSIARLKELHEAYRADYQAYYDAHATEDSPAIRGADPLIVLVPGVGMFSYGANKQTARVAGEFYVNAINVMRGAEALSTYSPISDAEKFRIEYWALEEAKLQRMPKPKTHQGRIAFVTGAASGIGKAIATRLAAEGACVVVADLDLEKAQSVAAELGGTDVAIGVAANVADAAGVQAAIDATVLAFGGIDLVVNNAGLSLSKPLLETTEKDWDLQHDVMAKGSFLVSKAAAKALIEQEMGGDIIYISSKNSVFAGPNNIAYSATKADQAHQVRLLAVELGEYGVRVNGINPDGVVRGSGIFAAGWGANRAKTYGVEEKDLGKFYAQRTILKREVVPENVADAVFVLTGPELSRTTGLHVPVDSGVAAAFIR, encoded by the coding sequence ATGACGAACCCCGCAGCCGCCGACCTCATCGCGCGGTCGAACCGCCTCGGCGCCGACCCCAAGAACACCAACTACGCCGGGGGCAACACCTCGGCCAAGGGCACCGAGACCGACCCGGTCACCGGGCAGCCCGTCGAACTGCTCTGGGTCAAGGGCTCGGGCGGCGACCTCGGCACGCTGCAGGAGCGGGGCCTCGCGGTGCTGCGCATGGACCGCATGCGCGCGCTCGTCGACGTGTACCCCGGCGTCGACCGCGAGGACGAGATGGTCGCCGCGTTCGACTACGCGCTGCACGGCAAGGGCGGCGCGGCCCCCTCGATCGACACCGCCATGCACGGCCTCGTCGACGCCGCGCACGTCGACCACCTGCACCCCGACGCAGGGATCGCCATCGCCACCGCGGCCGACGGCGAGGAGCTCACCGCGAAGATCTTCGGCGACAAGGTCGTCTGGGTGCCGTGGCGCCGCCCGGGCTTCCAGCTCGGCCTCGACATCGCCGCGATCAAGGACGCCAACCCGCAGGCCGTCGGCTGCATCCTGGGCGGCCACGGCATCACCGCCTGGGGCGACACGAGCGAGGAGACGGAAGCCAACTCGCTCTGGATCATCGACACCGCAGCCGCGTACATCGCCGAGCACGGCACGGCCGACCCGTTCGGCGGCGTGGTCGCCGGCTTCGAGGCCCTCCCCGAGGCCGAGCGCCGGGCGAAGGCCGCCGCGCTCGCCCCGACCATCCGCGGCCTCGCGAGCCACGACAAGCCCATGGTCGGCCACTACACCGACTCCGACGTCGTGCTCGACTTCCTCGCCTCGGAGAAGCTCGGCCCGCTCGCCGAGCTCGGCACGAGCTGCCCCGATCACTTCCTGCGCACCAAGGTGAAGCCGATGGTGCTCGACCTGCCGGCGGACGCCTCGGTCGAGGACTCGATCGCGCGCCTGAAGGAGCTGCACGAGGCGTACCGCGCGGACTACCAGGCGTACTACGACGCGCACGCGACCGAGGACAGCCCCGCGATCCGCGGCGCCGACCCGCTCATCGTGCTCGTGCCCGGCGTCGGCATGTTCAGCTACGGCGCGAACAAGCAGACCGCGCGCGTGGCCGGCGAGTTCTACGTCAACGCCATCAACGTGATGCGGGGCGCCGAGGCGCTCTCGACCTACTCCCCCATCTCCGACGCGGAGAAGTTCCGCATCGAGTACTGGGCGCTCGAGGAGGCCAAGCTCCAGCGCATGCCCAAGCCCAAGACCCACCAGGGCCGCATCGCGTTCGTGACCGGCGCCGCCTCGGGCATCGGCAAGGCCATCGCGACCCGCCTCGCGGCCGAGGGCGCGTGCGTGGTCGTCGCCGACCTCGACCTGGAGAAGGCGCAGAGCGTCGCCGCCGAGCTCGGCGGCACCGACGTCGCGATCGGCGTCGCCGCGAACGTGGCCGACGCCGCGGGCGTGCAGGCCGCGATCGACGCGACCGTGCTCGCGTTCGGCGGCATCGACCTGGTCGTCAACAACGCCGGCCTGTCGCTGTCGAAGCCGCTGCTCGAGACCACCGAGAAGGACTGGGACCTCCAGCACGACGTCATGGCGAAGGGCTCGTTCCTCGTCTCGAAGGCCGCCGCGAAGGCCCTCATCGAGCAGGAGATGGGCGGCGACATCATCTACATCTCGTCGAAGAACTCGGTGTTCGCCGGCCCGAACAACATCGCCTACTCGGCGACCAAGGCCGACCAGGCGCACCAGGTGCGACTGCTCGCCGTCGAGCTCGGCGAGTACGGCGTGCGCGTCAACGGCATCAACCCCGACGGCGTCGTGCGCGGCTCGGGCATCTTCGCCGCGGGCTGGGGCGCCAACCGCGCCAAGACCTACGGCGTCGAGGAGAAGGACCTGGGCAAGTTCTACGCGCAGCGCACCATCCTCAAGCGCGAGGTCGTGCCCGAGAACGTCGCCGACGCGGTGTTCGTGCTCACCGGACCCGAGCTCAGCCGCACCACCGGCCTCCACGTGCCGGTCGACTCCGGCGTCGCCGCCGCGTTCATCCGATGA
- a CDS encoding rhamnulokinase yields the protein MSTSGHVAAIDLGATSGRVMLGAVGPNSLELHAVGRFPNQPVRTINGLHWDLLALYRGAVDGLRAAVAEAPDVASIGVDSWAVDYALLRDGRMLGTPFHYRDERTAAGVEAVHAVTPFEELYRRNGLQFLPFNTVYQLAAERDGGMLSLADTMLLVPDLIAYFLTGEAVAERTNASTTGLVDVITHAWDTELAERLQLPASVLPRLVDPGERIGSTLGYVNDGIGAISPIDVVAVGSHDTASAVVAVPMRAETAAYISCGTWGLVGLELEQPVLTDAARQANFTNEGGVDSRVRFLHNVMGLWLLSESIREWERAGESVELTELLAAAASVTAPVAVFDANDPRFMAPGDMPARIAEWCREHDQPVPSTQAEFARSIIESLAEAFGDAVRTAAELSGRTVETIHMVGGGALNELLCQRTADRAGLPVLAGPVEATAIGNVLVQARTQGFAGGDLESLRDLVATAFAPRRYDPKA from the coding sequence ATGAGCACGTCGGGCCACGTCGCCGCGATCGACCTGGGCGCGACCAGCGGCCGGGTCATGCTCGGCGCGGTCGGGCCGAACTCGCTCGAGCTGCACGCGGTCGGCCGGTTCCCGAACCAGCCCGTGCGCACGATCAACGGGCTGCACTGGGACCTGCTCGCGCTCTACCGGGGCGCGGTCGACGGGCTGCGCGCGGCCGTCGCCGAGGCGCCCGACGTGGCGAGCATCGGCGTCGACTCGTGGGCGGTCGACTACGCGCTGCTGCGCGACGGGCGCATGCTCGGCACGCCGTTCCACTACCGCGACGAGCGCACGGCGGCGGGCGTCGAGGCGGTGCACGCCGTCACGCCGTTCGAGGAGCTCTACCGCCGCAACGGCCTGCAGTTCCTGCCGTTCAACACGGTCTACCAGCTCGCCGCCGAGCGCGACGGCGGGATGCTGTCGCTCGCCGACACGATGCTGCTCGTGCCCGACCTCATCGCGTACTTCCTCACCGGCGAGGCCGTGGCCGAGCGCACGAACGCCTCGACCACGGGCCTCGTCGACGTGATCACGCACGCGTGGGACACCGAGCTCGCCGAGCGGCTGCAGCTGCCGGCATCCGTGCTGCCCCGCCTCGTGGACCCGGGCGAGCGCATCGGCTCGACGCTCGGCTACGTGAACGACGGGATCGGCGCGATCTCGCCGATCGACGTGGTGGCGGTGGGCTCGCACGACACGGCGTCGGCCGTGGTCGCGGTGCCCATGCGGGCCGAGACCGCGGCGTACATCTCGTGCGGCACCTGGGGCCTCGTGGGCCTGGAGCTGGAGCAGCCGGTGCTGACGGATGCCGCGCGGCAGGCGAACTTCACGAACGAGGGCGGCGTCGACTCGCGCGTGCGCTTCCTGCACAACGTGATGGGGCTGTGGCTGCTGAGCGAGTCGATCCGCGAGTGGGAGCGCGCCGGCGAGTCCGTCGAGCTGACCGAACTGCTCGCCGCGGCGGCATCCGTCACCGCACCCGTCGCCGTGTTCGACGCGAACGACCCGCGATTCATGGCGCCGGGCGACATGCCCGCGCGCATCGCCGAGTGGTGCCGCGAGCACGATCAGCCCGTGCCGTCGACGCAGGCCGAGTTCGCGCGCAGCATCATCGAGAGCCTCGCCGAGGCGTTCGGCGACGCCGTGCGCACGGCTGCCGAGCTGTCGGGGCGCACGGTCGAGACCATCCACATGGTCGGCGGCGGCGCGCTCAACGAGCTGCTCTGCCAGCGCACGGCCGACCGCGCGGGGCTGCCCGTGCTCGCCGGCCCGGTCGAGGCCACCGCCATCGGCAACGTGCTCGTGCAGGCGCGCACGCAGGGCTTCGCGGGCGGCGACCTCGAGTCGCTGCGTGACCTCGTCGCCACGGCGTTCGCGCCGCGCCGCTACGATCCGAAGGCATGA
- a CDS encoding serine hydrolase domain-containing protein, protein MTTFDHAFDWARRHVDAGTLPGGVLGVATSDGIIALDAFGDAGTGDHYPLFSITKPLVGLAALRLIEQGRLTLETPLATAVPEFGADRDDMVRLRHLVSHTSGIPEPALDVPPGLRPALLAPGRDFAAGAISRYSTIAYEGIAALISHAGGAPWEQQVLETLAGADATGVTFDVEATRHAPVECAEQGVDWELFASHRNPGAGAFATAEDLLAVAVSLLRDDGRLVHPVTRAMMRRSLTDGIPTIDPYPPERGTHWGFTWCLRDAAPAALARDAFGHGGWAGTDFWVHPEHDVAFVFLTNVASSGRLGLGLDELDNAVVTGR, encoded by the coding sequence ATGACGACGTTCGACCACGCCTTCGACTGGGCCCGACGCCACGTGGACGCGGGCACCCTTCCCGGCGGGGTGCTCGGCGTCGCCACGAGCGACGGCATCATCGCGCTCGACGCCTTCGGCGACGCGGGCACCGGCGACCACTACCCGCTGTTCTCGATCACGAAGCCGCTCGTGGGGCTCGCCGCGCTGCGCCTCATCGAGCAGGGGCGGCTGACGCTCGAGACGCCGCTCGCCACCGCGGTGCCGGAGTTCGGCGCCGACCGCGACGACATGGTGCGTCTGCGGCACCTCGTGAGCCACACCTCGGGCATCCCCGAGCCGGCGCTCGACGTGCCGCCGGGGCTGCGCCCCGCCCTGCTCGCCCCCGGCCGCGACTTCGCCGCGGGAGCCATCTCGCGCTACTCGACGATCGCCTACGAGGGCATCGCCGCGCTCATCTCCCATGCGGGCGGCGCGCCGTGGGAGCAGCAGGTGCTCGAGACGCTCGCGGGGGCGGATGCCACGGGCGTCACGTTCGACGTCGAGGCGACGCGCCACGCGCCCGTCGAGTGCGCCGAGCAGGGCGTCGACTGGGAGCTGTTCGCGTCGCACCGCAATCCCGGCGCCGGGGCGTTCGCGACCGCCGAGGACCTCCTCGCGGTCGCCGTCTCGCTGCTGCGCGACGACGGCAGGCTGGTGCACCCGGTCACCCGCGCGATGATGCGGCGCTCGCTCACCGACGGCATCCCGACCATCGACCCGTACCCGCCCGAGCGCGGCACGCACTGGGGCTTCACCTGGTGCCTGCGCGACGCGGCGCCCGCGGCGCTCGCCCGCGACGCGTTCGGCCACGGCGGCTGGGCGGGCACCGACTTCTGGGTGCACCCCGAGCACGACGTCGCGTTCGTGTTCCTCACCAACGTG